taaaaaaaatgtacacacAAATATGTATACATTTTCTGAGAACAATTTAGTAAAACCAAATCCTCAACATTACCCCTGCTATTTATCAAACAAAAAGTTGAACAAAGTGAAGATGAATTTAAAGATTCAATTTGCTGTTTTTGTTGTcgtcggccattaaggcagaaacgctgtgattgtttttttttctagtggcgccatctatggccgagaGTTCGATTCTGCCACACATATACTTCACATTGTAAGACGTTTGAAGGGCGTACCCATTCATACGTTAATTCATTCATCTACAGattataattttgacctgaagcagagaacgatcaatctccaattcagcacCCTCAGAGCTAATGaattgttatgggaacatggaggacattgtgatccgacagatttaacgcgcaccagtcaccatttactgcattGGGAGTCTGAATGGATTCGAACTCTCGTTTTCGcaaacgtgagtccagcgcctTGCCAACCAGGCTGTCCCGGCCATTCAATTTGTTAAGAACAAAAGTACGGTGACACTAAATTTCCTGACATTGAATgaagaataacaaataaaatactttggTGCAAACAAAAGCAAGAAGACGTTTACAAATTTGagctttattataaaagaaatcaataccGGCAATGATAAATTATCTCATCATTTTACACATAAACTAaactcaatataaatttttttttctgtaaaatttgaaacacaATTTTAAGGGTTTTAGTCGTTTGAAGTATTAtctattttgaacaaattgtCACAAGAATAACACTTTTATAAAGagcatttatttgtaattaattaattgtaattaattatataaatatttaataaataatatttcgtaGAACATATACACATATGTATATAAGTTCTACGatcttattaacttttcttttattaatttacatttcaaaattctttgtttcgatCTTGTAAAAgccaaaatgaacaaaatttcgccaaataaaaagacaagtttaaataatttatatttcgttattaactttcaaaatcctattttcgataagatcaaatttcacaacatttttgaaaattttaaagctttatttccattaaaagattttaacatNNNNNNNNNNNNNNNNNNNNNNNNNNNNNNNNNNNNNNNNNNNNNNNNNNNNNNNNNNNNNNNNNNNNNNNNNNNNNNNNNNNNNNNNNNNNNNNNNNNNNNNNNNNNNNNNNNNNNNNNNNNNNNNNNNNNNNNNNNNNNNNNNNNNNNNNNNNNNNNNNNNNNNNNNNNNNNNNTTTTTTTcaatcagttgtttgttattttttttcatcattattccccccccccttttgcatatgtctataattttcccttgttttatcttcattttttgaatggacccatatatatatatatatatatatattatgtatattacataaataatattaattaatgataaagtaaattgtaattaattaattttttgtctaaaaaagttctttcttcTTAAAAAGGTTTCTaagttaatttctatttttactatacaaatgaagaaaaaaatttgaaacatgtaTTTTCTGTAGCCACAAAAGTTTATTGCAAAgcgaaatattttctgttataatttcgatgcattttatagtttaaattatatgtgttttcataattatttatcattttgataTGGGGTAAATGAAGTCGAAAAATTCCTGAACATTTTCCTTGGTGGTCACAATAACGTTGGATATACCCGTTGATTCTTTGCTCTTGAAAAtgagatcattagatcaaagtgtgtctaataatttggtataaatattataatatactaatataatacctgatgtagtaaatattctatatttatataacacaTCGCCTAATTTGTtcaatcgtctaatttatattatatgtcGTCTAATTTCACCAATTCATACaggaacgtaaacaagtgcaaacctgtttcagtcgcataaaaacaataaagctgtatagagtatcagctgataattaagattttacatagaatcttataatgcGTCTAATTATTTGGATAGggaatgtaataaattattttcgttaattaCAAAAGTCTggagtgaaaaaaatatccattttaaaaaatagaaaagataagccgaaaaaactgttttctgttttatttggTCAAAACATGGTGGATTGTGTTTGTATGGTGTCCCCCAAAAAAACTCTGAtgttcttcataatttttacagcgtGTAATCTCTATAATCACATTATTTTGTAATCTCAGTCTTTCACCGAAGCAGTTTTGTAGAATTGTTAGTTAATGGgattccaatattttatttatgagtcACTCAAAAGGGaatcttcaattaattttaatgaaaatccgCCCCTTTCCTTAATTACAAAACTGTTTTCATTTAGGTTTTACTCCTTAATCCTTCGTTTCTAAAGAGgatttgtttttttgtaattaaatagttttcattttttttgctttccttTTTAAAGACTGCGTGAGTCTATGTAAAAAACATGCATTCATGAATGATAaacaggaaataaattttaaaaattttttttgactgcCTCTGAACACTTGCTGTTTCTGACCATTtgatcaggggtctgtccagacattttgtgaaaggtcgtgtttttgcaaaattgtgaaaaaactattcataatttgtgaatataaaataagcgttaagtcacattcttgaAATCAGGGTCCTGcgtttgtgaatttgtgcaaatagggtcctgttattgcaaaaattgcttaaaaaccttttcaagaagttttaaaattgtaactactaaattagagatgcaacacaCAAATATTTGGCATTcagcctatactgctcaacacagaatattcatttcggacgaataatgaaaaaaaatcaatcacaattttaataacttcaattgatatattttaaatatcacaacTTAGTAATGTATAACTTTGaatgtgttacgcattaagtaaacttaagcaattcttaatttagaatatttaatttaaaaaattgccagaaattaatttttatttacataatattctattaattaattttatgaataaatataaattgatcaNtattcacaaaaaaatatgatttaatattaataagaatgcgcacacgatgtttgtaaaagtagaaatattttttagaatattatacttgaaatttaaactttaaaaaacttagtTTGTTTCGAACCGTTTTTCTTCCCCACCCCCGGGTTTATTCGAATAACGAAACaatatgaagataaacaaatttgtgaagggtccaattaaaagataaattatttggtgaagggtccgtttttatgaaaagatgttttgagaagggtccgttaacggacccatatttcttctaaacagaccccttgtgatttttagaaaaataaagaaaccgGAAAACTAGAAGAGTTGCCAACTTACTACATCTTTCAAATACATGGAAgattaaactttcttaaaaaaaattatttatttattcttgagGGATATTCAGATTTTCGtaaaactaaaagtttaatcttaataaaagtttaatccTATCTTCACAACCAGTGGCCCCCATCCCCCTCAAGCTCTTGGGCTCATTCTCGGGCAAATTCTAAATCCCccccaaactattcgttttatttagtgtaaaaatcccccccaagctttaagtgggcGCATCGTGCGCCCCCCCCCCTGGTGGGGGCCCATGTTCACAGCGTTGTCCATTATGTGTTGCCACTTGTTCAGATGTGATTCGCGGACCTAACAGTAGAGCCATATTAGGAATCAAGAGAACTCTTTGGGCAATGATTCCTATCTGCTCTTCTTTCAATTGTTCGATGTAACTGATGCCGTACCGTtggaaataacaaaaattatgtgttaTCCACTCGCATTGCATCTAAAAATGTCATAGTTCATCCGATTTAGTGTGATGCActgtttttaaagctttaaagttCAGAGNNNNNNNNNNNNNNNNNNNNNNNNNNNNNNNNNNNNNNNNNNNNNNNNNNNNNNNNNNNNNNNNNNNNNNNNNNNNNNNNNNNNNNNNNNNNNNNNNNNNNNNNNNNNNNNNNNNNNNNNNNNNNNNNNNNNNNNNNNNNNNNNNNNNNNNNNNNNNNNNNNNNNNNNNNNNNNNNNNNNNNNNNNNNNNNNNNNNNNNNNNNNNNNNNNNNNNNNNNNNNNNNNNNNNNNNNNNNNNNNNNNNNNNNNNNNNNNNNNNNNNNNNNNNNNNNNNNNNNNNNNNNNNNNNNNNNNNNNNNNNNNNNNNNNNNNNNNNNNNNNNNNNNNNNNNNNNNNNNNNNNNNNNNNNNNNNNNNNNNNNNNNNNNNNNNNNNNNNNNNNNNNNNNNNNNNNNNNNNNNNNNNNNNNNNNNNNNNNNNNNNNNNNNNNNNNNNNNNNNNNNNNNNNNNNNNNNNNNNNNNNNNNNNNNNNNNNNNNNNNNNNNNNNNNNNNNNNNNNNNACGTGGATGCAATGCAAGCAAATTGAAAGGAGATAAATGGTTCCATCGCCCTTCATGGCTGAGACTTAAAGAAACAGAATGGAATAATGATAAAGGTTTCAGCTCTTTGAATAGCGAAAACTTGGACGATGAAATTCGTATAGAGAAACGAAACAAACCCGTGAACATCAACATGAATGTTTGCAAGGAAGAAAGCCAGTCTGATATTATGaatgtcataaataaaatttcatcatggACTAAATTGCTAAGAGTTTTTGCCTGGTGTAGAAGATTTACTCTAAATTGCAAGTTTCCAGCTGCAAAGGCTAGTGGTTGTTTAAGAACTGCAGAGATTCAGAATACTAGAAATTCCCTTGTGAAGATGGttcaaaattatgcttttgGTACTGAAATGAAATATCTGCAGAAGGAGAAGACACTTCCAAAAAGTAGCAATCTGTTACCTTTGGCACTCTTCCTTGACTCATCCGGATTTCTCCGAGTTGGTGGAAGATTGAAGAATTCCAATCTTTCTGACTGTCGAAAACATCCAATACTTCTCCCAAAGGGTCATCATTTATCAACGATAATTGTGAGATATTTTCATGAAATCCATCTACATGGAACTATTCAAATGGCATTATCAGCATTAACCCAAGAATATTGGATAATTGGTGTCAAGAATCTTGTCAGAAAGATAATTTCCAGGTGTGTAAAATGTCATAgacaaaatgctaaatttttgaCACAATTTATGTCTGATTTACCTTCCGTAAGAGTCACACCTTCCCGAGTTTTCTCTGTTGTTGGAACTGATTACGATGGACCTTTCCTAGTGAAGCCCAGAAAAGGAAGAGGTGTGAAGACTATGAAATGctatgtttgtttatttgtgtgTTTATTCACAAAAGCCGTTCACTTAGAACTCGTTAGTGATCTAACTTCTGATGCTTTCCTTGCCACGTTAAGAAGATTTAATTCTCGACGAGGAAAACCTGATCAGATACACAATGACTGTGGGACTAATTATGTTGGTGCATATAGAGAGTTGAAACGTTTAATTGCATCACTCTCTTCAGATGAAAGATTTCAGGGTTATCTTGCAAAGGAAAA
The nucleotide sequence above comes from Parasteatoda tepidariorum isolate YZ-2023 chromosome 6, CAS_Ptep_4.0, whole genome shotgun sequence. Encoded proteins:
- the LOC122271370 gene encoding uncharacterized protein; this translates as MNVCKEESQSDIMNVINKISSWTKLLRVFAWCRRFTLNCKFPAAKASGCLRTAEIQNTRNSLVKMVQNYAFGTEMKYLQKEKTLPKSSNLLPLALFLDSSGFLRVGGRLKNSNLSDCRKHPILLPKGHHLSTIIVRYFHEIHLHGTIQMALSALTQEYWIIGVKNLVRKIISRCVKCHRQNAKFLTQFMSDLPSVRVTPSRVFSVVGTDYDGPFLVKPRKGRGVKTMKCYVCLFVCLFTKAVHLELVSDLTSDAFLATLRRFNSRRGKPDQIHNDCGTNYVGAYRELKRLIASLSSDERFQGYLAKENIIWKFNPPAAPHHSGLWESTVKSMKSHLKKTVGEQILTYEEFLTLIAEVEACLNSRPLTPLSDDPADCEALTPGHFLIGTSLTSVHNSDLSNEVITPLQRWKLMQRMIQEFWKRWSTDYLSTLQRRPKWLQVKRNLAVNELVLIEDDDLPPLKWKLGRVLETFPGADGKIRVVRLKTANGELKRPIVKLCPLPIIDFKH